In Streptomyces durocortorensis, a genomic segment contains:
- a CDS encoding phosphoribosyltransferase — protein MSERAAGQETREETVDVVWSGSWVAERLGVALEGDGELRELLGLALRRNPKRAHLLVSNVLGKHVPQRPSVVYGEGFALGERVRELLGAEEARRAVVLGYAETATGLGHAVADGLRDAPYLHSTRRPVPGVEQAGGFEESHSHATSHLLLPEDRELLAGRPDAGAEAGASVLVLVDDEFSTGNTVLNTIRTLHDLHPRERYVIVALVDMRSPEDRDRLTAFAAEIGARVDLVARSSGTVALPDGVLEHGQALVAAQEAEAPVSPPPSAQVPAPVTRVDLGWPAGVPDGGRHGFTPVHRAALESALPVLAERIAGALGSDVRRVLVLGFEELMYAPLRLGTALEEVLGADAADTEVRYSTTTRSPVLAVDDPGYAIRTRLVFPAHDDPADGPGDRYAYNVAGAGFDAVVAVVDSAADTPELHAPDGLLARLAEHTGHVLLAVIPSYTPAPAPVPHRQEPPVLPEPLRGPDFSSYAPEDVGWLLQDLSDTELEAPTEEREEAIQSGGAHYAESLPVEYQPSPEYQALFTAALGASAARIARAVGTVTETVLAERGPRPVLVSLARAGTPVGVLMRHWARHRHGLDLPHYAISIVRGRGIDANALRWLAAHHDPADVVFVDGWTGKGAITRELAAAISEFEAQERAEGSTGPGGRAGFDPEIAVLADPGGCVRTYGTREDYLIPSACLNSTVSGLISRTVLRADLVGPDDFHGAKFYRELAGADVSGDFLAAVAARFDEVADQVDAEAKELLAADRAPTWEGWAAVERISEEYGIHDVNLVKPGVGETTRVLLRRVPWKILAKRGAGTDLEHIRLLAEQRGVPVEEVDDLPYSCVGLIHPRFTRGATGADGKAVQGA, from the coding sequence ATGAGCGAGCGCGCGGCGGGACAAGAGACCAGAGAAGAGACCGTGGACGTGGTGTGGTCGGGCAGCTGGGTGGCGGAGCGGCTGGGAGTCGCCCTGGAAGGCGACGGGGAGCTCCGGGAACTGCTGGGCCTCGCCCTGCGCCGTAACCCCAAGCGGGCACATCTGCTCGTGTCGAACGTGCTGGGCAAGCACGTGCCCCAGCGCCCCTCCGTCGTGTACGGAGAAGGCTTCGCGCTCGGCGAGCGGGTGCGGGAGCTGCTCGGCGCGGAGGAGGCCCGCCGCGCGGTCGTCCTCGGGTACGCGGAGACGGCCACCGGCCTCGGCCACGCCGTCGCGGACGGCCTGCGGGACGCCCCGTACCTCCACTCCACCCGGCGCCCGGTGCCGGGCGTCGAGCAGGCGGGCGGCTTCGAGGAGTCCCACTCGCACGCCACCTCGCACCTGCTGCTGCCGGAGGACCGGGAGCTGCTGGCGGGGCGCCCGGATGCCGGTGCGGAGGCAGGTGCTTCCGTTCTGGTCCTGGTCGACGACGAGTTCTCCACCGGCAACACGGTCCTGAACACCATCCGCACCCTGCACGACCTGCACCCGCGCGAACGGTACGTGATCGTCGCCCTGGTCGACATGCGCTCACCGGAGGACCGCGACCGGCTGACGGCCTTCGCCGCCGAGATCGGGGCCCGGGTGGACCTGGTGGCCCGCAGCAGCGGCACGGTCGCCCTGCCGGACGGCGTACTGGAACACGGACAGGCCCTGGTGGCGGCGCAGGAGGCGGAGGCCCCCGTCTCCCCGCCGCCCTCCGCACAGGTCCCCGCTCCCGTCACCCGCGTCGATCTCGGCTGGCCCGCAGGCGTCCCCGACGGCGGCCGGCACGGCTTCACCCCGGTCCACCGGGCGGCCCTCGAATCGGCGCTCCCGGTTCTGGCGGAGCGGATTGCGGGTGCCCTGGGAAGCGACGTCCGCCGGGTCCTCGTCCTCGGCTTCGAGGAGCTGATGTACGCGCCGCTGCGCCTGGGCACCGCACTGGAAGAGGTGCTGGGAGCCGACGCGGCCGACACCGAGGTCCGCTACTCCACCACCACCCGCTCCCCGGTCCTCGCCGTCGACGACCCCGGCTACGCGATACGCACCCGCCTGGTCTTCCCGGCCCACGACGACCCGGCTGACGGACCCGGCGACCGCTACGCGTACAACGTGGCGGGCGCGGGCTTCGACGCGGTGGTCGCCGTCGTCGACTCCGCCGCCGACACCCCCGAACTACACGCCCCCGACGGCCTGCTGGCCCGCCTCGCCGAGCACACCGGCCACGTACTCCTCGCGGTCATCCCCTCGTACACCCCCGCCCCCGCACCCGTTCCCCACCGGCAGGAGCCCCCCGTGCTGCCCGAGCCCCTCCGAGGCCCCGACTTCTCCAGTTACGCACCGGAGGACGTCGGCTGGCTCCTCCAGGACCTCTCGGACACCGAGCTGGAGGCGCCCACCGAGGAGCGCGAGGAGGCGATCCAGAGCGGCGGCGCGCACTACGCGGAGTCGCTGCCCGTCGAGTACCAGCCGAGCCCCGAGTACCAGGCCCTGTTCACGGCCGCCCTGGGCGCCTCCGCCGCCCGCATCGCCCGCGCGGTGGGCACCGTCACCGAGACGGTCCTCGCCGAACGCGGCCCGCGCCCGGTCCTCGTCTCGCTCGCCCGCGCCGGAACGCCCGTCGGGGTGCTGATGCGCCACTGGGCCCGCCACCGGCACGGGCTGGACCTCCCGCACTACGCCATCTCCATCGTCCGGGGCCGGGGCATCGACGCCAACGCCCTGCGCTGGCTCGCCGCCCACCACGACCCGGCCGACGTGGTGTTCGTCGACGGCTGGACGGGGAAGGGTGCGATCACCCGCGAACTGGCAGCGGCCATAAGTGAGTTCGAGGCGCAGGAGAGGGCTGAGGGCTCCACGGGTCCTGGCGGCCGCGCCGGCTTCGACCCGGAGATCGCGGTGCTCGCCGACCCGGGCGGCTGCGTCCGCACGTACGGCACCCGCGAGGACTACCTGATCCCTTCCGCCTGCCTCAACTCCACCGTCTCCGGCCTCATCTCCCGTACGGTGCTCCGCGCCGACCTGGTCGGCCCCGACGACTTCCACGGCGCGAAGTTCTACCGCGAGCTGGCGGGGGCCGATGTCTCCGGCGACTTCCTGGCGGCGGTGGCCGCGCGCTTCGACGAGGTGGCGGACCAGGTCGACGCCGAGGCGAAGGAGCTGCTCGCCGCCGACCGCGCCCCGACCTGGGAGGGCTGGGCGGCCGTCGAGCGGATCAGCGAGGAGTACGGCATCCACGACGTGAACCTGGTCAAGCCCGGCGTCGGCGAGACCACCCGGGTGCTGCTGCGCCGGGTCCCCTGGAAGATCCTCGCGAAGCGTGGAGCAGGCACGGACCTGGAGCACATCCGGCTGCTGGCCGAGCAGCGGGGCGTCCCGGTCGAGGAGGTCGACGACCTCCCGTACAGCTGTGTCGGTCTGATCCACCCCCGGTTCACGCGCGGTGCGACGGGCGCGGACGGCAAGGCGGTGCAGGGCGCATGA
- a CDS encoding peroxiredoxin, with the protein MAIEVGTEAPDFELKDNHGRTVRLSEFRGEKNVVLVFYPFAFTGVCTGELCELRDELPRFENDDTQLLAVSNDSIHTLRVFAEQEGLEYPLLSDFWPHGEASRAYGVFDEGKGCAVRGTFVIDKAGVVRWSVVNGLPDARDLKDYVKALEAL; encoded by the coding sequence ATGGCGATCGAGGTCGGCACCGAGGCCCCGGACTTTGAACTCAAGGACAACCACGGCCGGACCGTGCGGCTCTCGGAGTTCCGCGGTGAGAAGAACGTGGTGCTGGTGTTCTACCCGTTCGCCTTCACCGGCGTCTGCACGGGCGAGCTGTGCGAGCTCCGCGACGAGCTGCCGCGCTTCGAGAACGACGACACCCAGCTGCTCGCCGTCTCCAACGACTCCATCCACACCCTGCGCGTCTTCGCCGAGCAGGAGGGCCTGGAGTACCCGCTGCTGTCCGACTTCTGGCCGCACGGCGAGGCCTCGCGGGCCTACGGTGTCTTCGACGAGGGCAAGGGCTGCGCGGTGCGCGGCACCTTCGTCATCGACAAGGCGGGCGTCGTCCGCTGGAGCGTCGTCAACGGCCTCCCGGACGCACGCGACCTGAAGGACTACGTCAAGGCGCTCGAAGCGCTCTGA
- a CDS encoding TerD family protein gives MGVTLAKGGNVSLSKVAPNLTQVLVGLGWDARSTTGADFDLDASALLCQSGRVLGDEWFVFYNNLTSPDGSVEHTGDNLTGEGDGDDESVIVRLDQVPAHCDKIVFPVSIHEAENRGQAFGQVSNAFIRVVNQADGQELARYDLSEDASTETAMIFGELYRYNGEWKFRAVGQGYASGLRGIALDFGVNVS, from the coding sequence ATGGGCGTCACGCTCGCCAAGGGAGGCAATGTCTCCCTCTCCAAGGTCGCACCCAACCTCACACAGGTGCTGGTCGGGCTCGGCTGGGACGCACGCTCCACCACCGGAGCGGACTTCGACCTCGACGCCAGCGCACTGCTGTGCCAGTCGGGCCGGGTGCTCGGTGACGAGTGGTTCGTCTTCTACAACAACCTCACGAGCCCCGACGGCTCCGTCGAGCACACCGGCGACAACCTCACGGGTGAGGGTGACGGCGACGACGAGTCCGTCATCGTCCGCCTCGACCAGGTGCCCGCCCACTGCGACAAGATCGTCTTCCCGGTCTCGATCCACGAGGCGGAGAACCGGGGGCAGGCGTTCGGCCAGGTCAGCAACGCCTTCATCCGGGTGGTCAACCAGGCCGACGGCCAGGAGCTGGCCCGCTACGACCTGAGCGAGGACGCCTCGACGGAGACCGCGATGATCTTCGGCGAGCTCTACCGGTACAACGGCGAGTGGAAATTCCGTGCGGTCGGTCAGGGGTACGCGTCGGGGCTCCGCGGCATCGCTCTAGACTTCGGCGTCAACGTTTCATAG
- a CDS encoding TerD family protein yields MTHTMLKGSNVPVDAAAVRAVLRWTPGAGVPDVDASALLLGASGRVRSDEDFVFYNQPRHPSGLVRRLPKRSVPEGLTDTIEADLGALDASVDQVVIAASSDGAAFEQVPDLRILLFDAASAGGEPLAVFDVRPETGEETAIICGELYRRGEGWKFRAVGQGYPTGLIGLATAFGISVDDSEAGGEDESAAAAQAGAQPSAVRPEAPQPQPQVSQPRSGAQSAQPAPAAVPPAPPVPPRPAPMPAATGAGGPDSQATVLHQQPSYGYPPAAAPPAAAHQPAYGYPQPAAAPPAYGYPQPAAAAAHAPDPHFVLPPQGPQFIRA; encoded by the coding sequence ATGACGCACACGATGCTGAAGGGCTCGAACGTCCCCGTCGATGCCGCGGCCGTACGGGCCGTGCTGCGCTGGACCCCGGGCGCCGGGGTTCCCGACGTGGACGCCTCCGCCCTGCTCCTCGGTGCGTCCGGCCGGGTGCGGTCCGACGAGGACTTCGTCTTCTACAACCAGCCCCGGCACCCCTCCGGCCTGGTCCGGCGGCTGCCGAAGCGCAGTGTGCCGGAAGGGCTGACGGACACGATCGAGGCGGATCTCGGCGCGCTCGACGCCTCCGTGGACCAGGTGGTCATCGCTGCCTCCTCGGACGGCGCCGCCTTTGAGCAGGTTCCCGACCTGCGGATACTTCTCTTCGATGCCGCGTCCGCCGGGGGCGAGCCGCTGGCCGTGTTCGACGTGCGGCCGGAGACCGGCGAAGAGACCGCGATCATCTGCGGCGAGCTGTACCGGCGCGGTGAGGGATGGAAGTTCCGTGCGGTCGGCCAGGGCTATCCCACCGGGCTGATCGGACTGGCCACCGCCTTCGGGATCTCGGTCGACGATTCGGAGGCCGGCGGGGAGGACGAGAGCGCGGCCGCCGCGCAGGCGGGGGCCCAGCCCTCCGCCGTCCGGCCCGAGGCCCCGCAGCCTCAGCCGCAGGTCTCGCAGCCCCGGTCTGGGGCGCAGTCCGCTCAGCCTGCCCCGGCGGCCGTGCCCCCGGCACCGCCCGTGCCCCCGCGGCCCGCTCCGATGCCCGCGGCCACCGGGGCCGGTGGTCCGGACTCCCAGGCCACGGTCCTGCATCAGCAGCCCTCCTACGGCTACCCGCCTGCCGCCGCACCTCCCGCGGCGGCCCACCAGCCTGCGTACGGCTACCCTCAGCCCGCCGCCGCGCCGCCCGCGTACGGCTATCCCCAGCCCGCGGCGGCCGCCGCGCACGCACCCGACCCGCATTTCGTGCTGCCCCCCCAAGGTCCGCAGTTCATCCGGGCCTGA
- a CDS encoding HpcH/HpaI aldolase/citrate lyase family protein, which produces MRHFGHIAPATREGLFFREPCDFSARSPARLLSVALGATLYSPATRPALADDVLKQAGRGVVSMVLCLEDSIDDAEVVAAEANLIRQFAALAARSESPGPTAPDVPLLFIRVREPAQITDLVERLGDAVRMLSGFVLPKFTEERGALFLEALAEAETACGQRLFAMPVLESPELLHLETRAEILQGIARSVDKYRDRVLALRLGVTDFCSAYGLRRSPDMTAYDVQIVGSVIADVVNVLGRADGTGFTITGPVWEYFRRQERMFKPQLRRSPFLEGRAEELRTALIEHDLDGLLREIELDRANGLLGKTCIHPSHVAPVHALSVVSHEEFTDAQDILRPERGGGGVLRSAYTNKMNEVKPHRAWAERTLQRAEVFGVAREDVGFVDLLAAGLTN; this is translated from the coding sequence ATGCGTCACTTCGGGCATATAGCGCCCGCGACCCGGGAGGGTCTGTTCTTCCGGGAGCCCTGCGACTTCAGCGCGCGCTCCCCGGCGCGGCTGCTCTCGGTCGCCCTGGGGGCCACGCTCTACTCCCCGGCCACCCGCCCGGCCCTGGCCGACGACGTGCTGAAGCAGGCCGGGCGCGGCGTCGTCTCCATGGTGCTCTGCCTGGAGGATTCGATCGACGACGCCGAGGTGGTCGCCGCCGAGGCCAATCTGATCAGGCAGTTCGCCGCCCTCGCCGCCCGGTCCGAGTCCCCGGGCCCCACCGCCCCCGACGTGCCGCTGCTCTTCATCCGGGTCCGCGAACCGGCGCAGATCACCGACCTCGTGGAGCGCCTCGGCGACGCGGTCCGGATGTTGTCCGGTTTCGTACTTCCCAAATTCACCGAAGAGCGTGGAGCCCTGTTCCTGGAGGCTCTCGCCGAGGCAGAGACCGCCTGCGGACAGCGGCTCTTCGCCATGCCGGTCCTCGAATCGCCCGAGCTGCTCCACCTGGAGACCCGCGCCGAGATCCTCCAGGGCATCGCCCGCAGCGTCGACAAGTACCGGGACCGGGTGCTCGCCCTGCGGCTCGGCGTCACGGACTTCTGCTCGGCCTACGGACTACGCCGATCACCCGACATGACGGCGTACGACGTCCAGATCGTCGGCTCCGTGATCGCCGACGTGGTCAACGTGCTGGGCCGCGCCGACGGCACCGGCTTCACGATCACCGGCCCTGTCTGGGAGTACTTCCGGCGCCAGGAACGCATGTTCAAGCCCCAGCTGCGCCGCAGCCCCTTCCTGGAGGGCCGGGCCGAGGAGCTGCGTACGGCACTCATCGAGCACGACCTGGACGGCCTGCTGCGGGAGATCGAGCTCGACCGTGCCAACGGCCTGCTCGGCAAGACCTGCATCCACCCCTCCCACGTGGCGCCCGTGCACGCGCTGTCCGTGGTCAGCCACGAGGAGTTCACGGACGCCCAGGACATCCTGCGGCCCGAGCGCGGCGGCGGCGGCGTGCTGCGCTCCGCGTATACGAACAAGATGAACGAAGTGAAGCCCCACCGGGCCTGGGCCGAGCGCACGCTCCAGCGGGCCGAGGTCTTCGGGGTGGCCAGGGAAGACGTCGGCTTCGTGGACCTGCTGGCCGCAGGCCTGACGAACTGA
- a CDS encoding HAD family hydrolase — protein sequence MSVSETSPVTLVASDLDRTLIYSAASLDLSMPDAEAPRLLCVEVYGHKPLSYMTETAAALLTEVATSTLFVPTTTRTREQYHRIHLPGPAPRYAICANGGHILVDGVSDPDWQARVETRIADECAPLTEIRAHLATTADPAWLLKDRVAENLFAYLVVERSLLPEEWVKELAAWARPRGWTVSLQGRKIYAVPAPLTKSAAMHEVARRSGATRTLAAGDSLLDADLLLAADLGWRPGHGELADEGWRAPHVEALEERGGAAGEEILRRFLTASSAASAASAASSDSSASSA from the coding sequence ATGAGCGTGAGCGAGACTTCACCGGTCACCCTGGTGGCGAGCGACCTCGACCGTACGCTCATCTACTCGGCGGCCTCACTCGACCTGTCGATGCCGGACGCGGAGGCCCCCCGGCTCCTGTGCGTGGAGGTGTACGGCCACAAGCCCCTCTCGTACATGACGGAGACGGCGGCCGCACTGCTCACCGAGGTGGCGACCTCGACGCTCTTCGTCCCGACCACCACCCGGACCCGCGAGCAGTACCACCGCATCCACCTCCCCGGCCCCGCCCCCCGGTACGCGATCTGCGCCAACGGTGGCCACATCCTCGTCGACGGGGTCTCCGACCCGGACTGGCAGGCGCGGGTGGAGACCCGCATCGCCGACGAGTGCGCCCCCCTCACCGAGATCCGGGCCCACCTCGCCACGACCGCCGACCCGGCCTGGCTCCTCAAGGACCGCGTGGCCGAGAACCTCTTCGCGTACCTCGTCGTCGAGCGCTCCCTCCTCCCTGAGGAGTGGGTTAAGGAGCTGGCGGCCTGGGCGCGGCCCCGAGGCTGGACGGTCTCCCTCCAGGGCCGCAAGATCTACGCGGTCCCGGCCCCGCTCACCAAGAGCGCCGCGATGCACGAGGTGGCCCGCCGCTCCGGCGCCACCCGCACGCTCGCCGCCGGGGACTCGCTCCTCGACGCCGACCTGCTGCTCGCCGCCGACCTGGGCTGGCGCCCCGGCCACGGTGAACTCGCGGACGAGGGCTGGCGGGCCCCGCACGTCGAGGCACTGGAGGAGAGGGGAGGGGCAGCAGGGGAGGAGATCCTCCGCCGCTTCCTGACGGCATCTTCCGCCGCGTCCGCCGCGTCTGCCGCTTCCTCTGATTCCTCCGCTTCCTCTGCGTAA
- a CDS encoding DUF475 domain-containing protein, with protein MVLKTFGWSFAVTALGLVAAFFYGGWQAFGIVAILSILEISLSFDNAVINAGILKKMNAFWQKIFLTIGILIAVFGMRLVFPVVIVAVSAQLGPIEAIDLSFNDPDRYKELVTDAHPSIAAFGGMFLLMIFLDFIFDEDRDIHWLRWIERPLAKLGKVDMLSVCVALIILLITAMTFATNAHQHGGGHVDKASTVMLSGIAGLITYLVVGGLSGFFENKLEEEEEREHEAEEEAKRKGKPVTGVALAGKAAFFLFLYLEVLDASFSFDGVIGAFAITNEIVLMALGLGIGAMYVRSLTVYLVREGTLDDYVYLEHGAHYAIGALSVILLITIQYEISEIITGLVGVVLIGLSFWSSLRRNRALAAADGGGGSDGPSSGAKAEVTSGV; from the coding sequence GTGGTTCTGAAAACCTTCGGCTGGTCGTTCGCGGTCACCGCGCTCGGCCTGGTTGCGGCGTTTTTCTACGGGGGGTGGCAGGCCTTCGGTATCGTCGCGATCCTGTCGATCCTGGAGATCTCGCTGTCCTTCGACAACGCGGTGATCAACGCCGGAATCCTGAAGAAGATGAATGCCTTCTGGCAGAAGATCTTCCTCACCATCGGCATTCTCATCGCCGTCTTCGGTATGCGGCTGGTGTTCCCCGTCGTGATCGTGGCCGTGAGTGCCCAGCTCGGTCCGATCGAGGCCATCGACCTGTCCTTCAACGACCCGGACAGATACAAGGAACTGGTCACGGACGCCCATCCGTCGATCGCCGCCTTCGGTGGCATGTTCCTGCTGATGATCTTCCTCGACTTCATCTTCGACGAGGACCGGGACATCCACTGGCTGCGCTGGATCGAGCGTCCGCTCGCCAAGCTCGGCAAGGTCGACATGCTGTCGGTCTGCGTCGCGCTGATCATCCTGCTGATCACCGCCATGACCTTCGCGACCAACGCCCACCAGCACGGTGGCGGGCACGTGGACAAGGCGTCGACCGTCATGCTCTCCGGCATCGCCGGTCTGATCACCTACCTCGTCGTCGGCGGGCTCTCCGGATTCTTCGAGAACAAGCTCGAAGAGGAGGAGGAGCGTGAGCACGAGGCCGAGGAAGAGGCCAAGAGGAAGGGCAAGCCCGTCACCGGGGTCGCCCTCGCCGGAAAGGCCGCGTTCTTCCTCTTCCTCTACCTGGAAGTCCTGGACGCCTCGTTCTCCTTCGACGGCGTCATCGGCGCCTTCGCGATCACCAACGAGATCGTGCTCATGGCCCTCGGCCTCGGCATCGGCGCCATGTACGTCCGTTCGCTCACCGTCTACCTGGTGCGCGAGGGCACGCTGGACGACTACGTCTACCTGGAGCACGGCGCGCACTACGCGATCGGTGCCCTGTCGGTCATCCTGCTGATCACCATCCAGTACGAGATCAGCGAGATCATCACCGGTCTGGTCGGCGTCGTCCTGATCGGGCTGTCCTTCTGGTCCTCCCTGCGTCGCAACAGGGCGCTCGCGGCTGCCGACGGGGGTGGCGGGAGCGACGGCCCCAGCTCCGGCGCCAAGGCCGAAGTCACCTCCGGGGTGTGA
- a CDS encoding DUF3052 domain-containing protein, whose protein sequence is MSATADHAEERTNPAARLGFEPGQVVQEIGYDDDVELELREGIEATTGQELVDEEYDDVADVVLLWFRDEDGDLTDALVDAIGLIEDGGTVWLMTPKTGRDGYVEPSDINEAAQTAGLAQTKSISAGKDWTGSRLVTPKGAKAKR, encoded by the coding sequence GTGAGCGCGACCGCGGACCACGCGGAGGAGCGGACCAACCCGGCAGCACGCCTGGGGTTCGAGCCCGGACAGGTGGTCCAGGAGATCGGCTACGACGACGACGTCGAGCTGGAGCTCCGTGAGGGCATTGAGGCCACTACCGGCCAGGAACTCGTCGACGAGGAGTACGACGACGTCGCAGACGTCGTCCTGCTCTGGTTCCGTGACGAGGACGGCGACCTTACGGACGCGCTGGTGGATGCCATTGGTCTGATCGAGGACGGCGGTACGGTCTGGCTGATGACGCCGAAGACCGGCCGTGACGGATACGTCGAACCGAGCGACATCAATGAGGCTGCCCAGACAGCCGGTCTCGCCCAGACCAAGAGCATCAGCGCGGGCAAGGACTGGACGGGCAGCCGTCTGGTCACCCCCAAGGGGGCCAAGGCCAAGCGCTGA
- a CDS encoding TerD family protein, which produces MGFFDGLRPLRAAQFDSGNATSSAIELTKRNATISLTEQGALSGNLRVNLSWRMRTSDIEGRSRQSGRLRRPLKLFQPEVVQAHTQGVVDVDLDLGCMYELTDGTRGVVQPLGGLIGDLNAPPYIRLSGDDRFGAPSGETVYVNLDQREQIKRLLFFVYIYDQTPAFDRTHAKITLYPGHGPRIEIDLDERAPQARSCAVFTVDNTKGELIVRREVKFVYGFQSELDRLYGYGMQWGRGYKSRT; this is translated from the coding sequence ATGGGATTCTTCGACGGCTTGCGACCGCTGCGCGCGGCACAGTTCGACTCGGGCAATGCCACGTCGAGCGCCATCGAGCTGACCAAGCGGAACGCGACCATCTCGCTCACCGAACAGGGCGCCCTGTCGGGCAATCTCCGGGTCAACCTCTCCTGGCGGATGCGGACCTCGGACATCGAGGGCCGCTCCCGACAGAGCGGCCGGCTGCGCCGCCCCCTCAAGCTCTTCCAGCCCGAGGTGGTCCAGGCGCACACCCAGGGCGTCGTCGACGTCGACCTGGACCTCGGCTGCATGTACGAGCTGACGGACGGCACCAGGGGGGTCGTGCAGCCGCTGGGCGGCCTGATCGGCGACCTCAACGCCCCGCCGTACATCCGGCTCAGCGGCGACGACCGGTTCGGCGCGCCTTCGGGGGAGACGGTCTACGTCAACCTCGATCAGCGCGAACAGATCAAGCGGCTGCTGTTCTTCGTCTACATCTACGACCAGACGCCCGCCTTCGACCGTACCCACGCGAAGATCACGCTGTACCCGGGGCACGGGCCGCGCATCGAGATCGACCTGGACGAGCGCGCACCGCAGGCCCGATCCTGCGCGGTGTTCACCGTCGACAACACCAAGGGCGAGCTGATCGTGCGCCGCGAGGTGAAGTTCGTCTACGGATTCCAGTCGGAGCTGGACCGGCTGTACGGCTACGGCATGCAGTGGGGCCGCGGCTACAAGTCCCGTACCTGA
- a CDS encoding TerD family protein, producing MGVSLSKGGNVSLTKAAPNLTAVIVGLGWDARTTTGGDFDLDASALLANAEGKVAADGNFVFFNNLKSPDGSVEHTGDNLTGEGEGDDEVIKVNLAGVPADVDKIVFPVSIYEAETRQQSFGQVRNAYIRVVNQADNTELARYDLSEDASTETAMVFGELYRNGAEWKFRAIGQGYASGLRGIAQDFGVNV from the coding sequence GTGGGAGTCAGCCTCAGCAAGGGCGGCAACGTCTCGCTGACCAAGGCCGCGCCCAACCTGACCGCGGTGATCGTCGGTCTGGGCTGGGACGCCCGCACCACCACCGGCGGAGACTTCGACCTCGACGCCAGCGCGCTGCTGGCGAACGCCGAGGGCAAGGTCGCGGCGGACGGCAATTTCGTCTTCTTCAACAACCTGAAGAGCCCCGACGGCTCCGTCGAGCACACCGGTGACAACCTCACCGGTGAGGGCGAGGGCGACGACGAGGTCATCAAGGTGAACCTCGCCGGTGTCCCCGCCGACGTCGACAAGATCGTCTTCCCGGTCTCGATCTACGAGGCCGAGACCCGCCAGCAGAGCTTCGGTCAGGTCCGCAACGCGTACATCCGCGTGGTCAACCAGGCCGACAACACCGAGCTGGCCCGCTACGACCTGAGCGAGGACGCCTCGACGGAGACCGCGATGGTCTTCGGCGAGCTCTACCGCAACGGCGCCGAGTGGAAGTTCCGTGCCATCGGGCAGGGCTACGCCTCGGGTCTGCGCGGCATCGCGCAGGACTTCGGCGTCAACGTCTGA